Proteins encoded in a region of the Flavobacterium sp. MDT1-60 genome:
- a CDS encoding M20/M25/M40 family metallo-hydrolase: MFKKILFLSVLAFMATEKGTAQSTFSVEQFLKHDTYLASDKLEGRLAGTKGNNEAAAYIKKYFKKFGLKKFNNDYYQPFKIFIKPDINKMKSDSVATQNVVGYIEGSDENLKKEFIVIGAHYDHWGWGGKGSGSKKKDTLAIHNGADDNASGVSALLSILEEFHHNKMAPKRSIIFISFSAEEEGLLGSKYFVNHLPVDKNAIKVMINMDMVGRLNDKKELYMGGAGTFPGGVELMKKLGEGSGLNPIVFAGDVGGSDHVTFYKNDISAIGLHTGGHPQYHTPEDDTALINSEGAILVSKYIYNALTAIANYGQPLTFIKQN; the protein is encoded by the coding sequence ATGTTTAAAAAAATTCTTTTCCTCTCTGTTTTAGCTTTTATGGCAACCGAAAAAGGAACTGCACAATCTACATTTTCAGTCGAACAATTCCTGAAACACGATACTTATTTGGCTTCGGATAAATTAGAAGGACGTCTTGCCGGAACAAAAGGCAATAACGAAGCGGCAGCTTACATTAAAAAATATTTTAAAAAATTTGGACTGAAAAAATTCAATAACGATTATTATCAACCATTCAAAATATTCATAAAACCCGACATCAACAAGATGAAATCGGACAGTGTAGCAACTCAAAATGTTGTGGGCTATATAGAAGGCTCTGATGAAAATCTAAAAAAGGAATTCATCGTCATTGGGGCGCATTATGACCACTGGGGATGGGGCGGAAAAGGTTCTGGCAGCAAGAAAAAAGATACGCTTGCAATTCATAACGGAGCAGATGATAATGCCTCAGGAGTTTCCGCACTTTTATCTATTTTAGAAGAATTTCATCATAACAAAATGGCTCCAAAAAGAAGTATTATTTTTATTTCTTTCAGTGCTGAAGAGGAAGGTTTATTGGGTTCTAAGTATTTTGTTAATCATCTTCCTGTAGATAAAAATGCCATAAAAGTAATGATCAACATGGATATGGTAGGAAGATTAAATGATAAAAAAGAACTTTATATGGGCGGTGCCGGAACTTTTCCTGGCGGTGTAGAACTGATGAAAAAACTAGGCGAAGGCAGCGGACTAAATCCGATTGTTTTTGCAGGTGATGTAGGTGGTTCTGATCATGTTACTTTTTATAAAAATGATATTTCCGCTATCGGCTTGCACACAGGCGGGCATCCACAATACCATACACCAGAAGATGATACCGCTTTGATAAACAGCGAAGGAGCTATTTTAGTTTCTAAATATATTTACAATGCTTTGACCGCAATTGCTAACTACGGACAACCGCTAACTTTTATCAAGCAGAACTAA
- a CDS encoding SusD/RagB family nutrient-binding outer membrane lipoprotein — MRKLLYISLATAAIFLGSCSDEDFADAYRNPATVTQTTVPKQYAGFMKINFEDVIPAYWNYFTVLRSTSLSYTQGHGFTNTTGRYVPGAAVNDRWTRYYKFITQYRELEKVMGSLSPADQAANRIFTVTSTIYLYDHTAKMIDNFGDIPFSEAGKISMTGGDYTAALAKYDNQTELYVKMLDDLKAFSTELNTITLSAGVETVFKNQDLINKGNLVMWKNYCNSLRLKLLNRVSAVPAFTARANSEIAEIIAEAKIVDENAENIAFRIYTQDTDLDTSGFFDALESFNNNLAPKPMIDHMNANSDPREAWLFEKGATATVYTGLDPALGSAAQDNLVSTGKIAIYNRSVISRNDWLPGTLVNSAEVNLLLAEYYSRSGNAATAKTYFEKAIRQSVEYYVRLGDKADDTTWKPTSEPTTVEIEAYIAKINFAGATTAAAQLELIAFQKYIHYNIMQVDESWAEQRRLKLPALTFIEDETSPTRKTPPTRWTYPANESIYNTTNYNTVKDKDNLGTKIFWDVK, encoded by the coding sequence ATGAGAAAATTATTATATATATCATTAGCAACAGCAGCAATTTTTCTGGGCTCTTGTTCAGATGAGGATTTTGCAGATGCTTATAGAAACCCAGCTACTGTAACCCAGACAACTGTGCCTAAACAATATGCAGGATTTATGAAAATTAACTTTGAGGATGTGATTCCAGCATATTGGAATTATTTTACGGTTCTAAGATCAACTTCTCTAAGTTATACACAAGGACACGGATTTACTAATACCACTGGACGTTACGTTCCAGGCGCAGCTGTAAATGACAGATGGACCAGATATTACAAATTTATTACCCAATATAGAGAGTTGGAAAAAGTTATGGGCTCTTTGTCTCCAGCAGATCAGGCAGCTAACAGAATCTTCACAGTAACTTCAACGATTTACTTGTATGATCATACTGCAAAAATGATCGATAATTTTGGGGATATTCCTTTTTCTGAAGCAGGTAAAATTAGCATGACAGGGGGAGATTATACTGCAGCGTTAGCTAAGTATGACAACCAGACAGAACTTTATGTTAAGATGCTGGATGATTTGAAAGCTTTTTCTACGGAGCTAAATACAATAACCTTGTCTGCGGGAGTAGAAACAGTATTCAAGAATCAGGACCTGATCAACAAAGGAAACCTGGTAATGTGGAAAAACTATTGTAATTCTTTACGTTTGAAATTACTGAACAGAGTTTCTGCTGTCCCTGCCTTTACTGCAAGAGCAAATAGTGAGATTGCTGAAATTATTGCTGAAGCAAAAATTGTAGACGAAAATGCAGAAAATATCGCATTTAGAATATATACACAAGATACGGATTTAGATACTTCAGGGTTCTTTGATGCTTTAGAGAGTTTTAATAACAATCTGGCTCCAAAACCTATGATTGACCATATGAATGCGAATAGTGATCCTCGTGAAGCCTGGTTGTTTGAAAAAGGAGCAACTGCAACTGTCTATACGGGACTTGATCCGGCATTGGGATCAGCAGCTCAGGATAATTTAGTAAGCACTGGTAAAATTGCGATCTACAACAGATCTGTAATTAGTAGAAACGACTGGTTACCAGGTACTTTGGTAAATTCGGCAGAGGTAAACTTACTTTTGGCAGAGTATTATTCAAGAAGTGGAAATGCTGCAACAGCAAAAACATATTTCGAAAAAGCAATCAGACAATCGGTTGAATACTATGTAAGATTAGGTGATAAAGCTGATGATACTACATGGAAACCAACCAGCGAACCAACGACAGTAGAAATTGAAGCTTATATTGCTAAAATTAATTTTGCAGGTGCTACAACAGCTGCTGCTCAATTGGAATTGATTGCTTTCCAAAAGTATATTCATTACAATATTATGCAGGTTGATGAATCCTGGGCTGAACAAAGAAGATTAAAATTACCAGCTTTAACTTTCATCGAAGATGAGACAAGCCCTACCAGAAAAACTCCTCCAACGCGTTGGACCTATCCAGCTAATGAAAGTATTTATAATACAACTAATTATAACACAGTTAAGGATAAAGATAATTTAGGTACTAAAATTTTCTGGGATGTAAAATAA